One Campylobacter concisus DNA segment encodes these proteins:
- the aqpZ gene encoding aquaporin Z, producing the protein MKRYLAEFFGTFWLVFGGCGSAIFAAAFPELGIGFVGVALAFGLTVLTMAYAVGHISGGHFNPAVSVGLLVGGRFDKKDFVPYVIAQVIGAIVAAAVLYLIASGKAGFDATASGFASNGYGEHSPNGYNLVSALVAEVVLTAFFLIIILGATDERAPKGFAPIAIGLGLTLIHLISIPITNTSVNPARSTGVAIFQGTWALEQLWLFWVAPIVGAIIGAIIYRILGCTCGCKSAK; encoded by the coding sequence ATGAAGAGATATTTAGCCGAGTTTTTTGGCACATTTTGGTTAGTTTTTGGAGGTTGCGGTAGTGCGATATTTGCAGCAGCTTTTCCAGAGCTTGGCATTGGATTTGTAGGTGTTGCGCTTGCTTTTGGTCTTACGGTTCTTACGATGGCTTACGCAGTTGGTCACATTAGTGGCGGGCACTTCAACCCGGCTGTATCAGTTGGCTTGCTAGTTGGCGGAAGATTTGATAAAAAAGACTTCGTGCCTTACGTCATCGCACAGGTTATCGGAGCGATCGTAGCAGCAGCTGTGCTATATCTCATCGCTTCAGGCAAGGCTGGATTTGACGCTACTGCGAGCGGTTTTGCTAGCAACGGATACGGCGAGCACTCACCAAATGGCTATAATCTAGTCTCAGCGCTAGTTGCAGAGGTCGTTCTAACTGCGTTTTTCCTTATCATTATCCTAGGCGCGACTGATGAGCGTGCTCCAAAGGGCTTTGCACCGATCGCTATTGGCCTTGGCTTGACGCTGATACACCTTATCTCGATACCTATCACAAACACATCGGTTAATCCAGCTCGCTCAACTGGCGTTGCGATATTTCAAGGTACTTGGGCGTTAGAGCAGCTTTGGCTTTTCTGGGTTGCGCCTATCGTTGGAGCTATCATCGGAGCTATCATTTATAGAATTTTAGGCTGCACATGCGGCTGCAAAAGCGCAAAATAA
- a CDS encoding efflux transporter outer membrane subunit: MRNKAFILITAAFLAGCSFRPDMPNVDTNFTSTYTFETSDIRDLWWKEFHDENLNSLVESALEKNTNLRIAYLNLQKAKASLGIAEADLLPGVNLNVSYTKAKTSGETYTKQPQTRYRSSSINLGLNYEIDLWGRVRNSVLAANENLNASKFDYDSARLSLSSSVAKSYFALVSLNMQEAVLKETLKTYEDTLALRKTQLDLGGINEMTYLQSKAEVERAKTSLTSVLNSKSQALTSLAILTGKSNDEILKGAVASAQNLPSSPEIKAGISSDVLLRRSDVAKALADLKATNALVGVAKADYFPTISLTGLLGFTSIDFENIFVGNANTWNIGGSLAQKIFDYGRTKNNVRVAETNEQIAAVTYEATVRSALGEVRDALISRQNAKLSLDQVKNLLQSQQKIYSLAKDQYNAGYIGHLELLDAQRNLLQAKLQDISAKLDEVDSAVEVYRALGGGFKVDK, encoded by the coding sequence ATGAGAAATAAGGCGTTTATACTTATAACAGCGGCGTTTTTGGCTGGTTGCTCGTTTCGCCCAGATATGCCAAACGTGGATACAAATTTCACCTCGACATACACTTTCGAGACAAGCGATATAAGAGATCTTTGGTGGAAAGAATTTCACGATGAAAATTTAAATTCTCTAGTCGAAAGTGCACTTGAGAAAAATACAAATTTACGCATTGCATATTTAAATTTACAAAAAGCAAAGGCAAGCCTTGGCATTGCTGAGGCTGACTTGCTACCGGGGGTAAATTTAAATGTAAGTTATACCAAGGCAAAAACCAGTGGTGAAACCTACACCAAGCAGCCTCAAACACGTTATAGAAGCTCGAGCATAAATTTAGGACTAAACTATGAGATAGATCTTTGGGGTAGAGTGCGAAATAGCGTGCTTGCAGCTAATGAAAATTTAAATGCGAGCAAATTTGACTACGATAGCGCTAGACTAAGCCTTAGCTCAAGTGTGGCAAAAAGCTACTTTGCTCTAGTGTCACTAAACATGCAAGAAGCAGTGCTAAAAGAGACACTAAAGACCTACGAAGATACGTTAGCGCTTCGCAAAACGCAGCTTGATCTTGGTGGCATAAATGAGATGACCTATCTGCAAAGTAAGGCTGAAGTTGAAAGGGCAAAAACAAGCCTAACTTCAGTGCTAAACTCAAAGTCACAAGCGCTTACTTCACTTGCCATCCTAACTGGCAAGAGCAATGATGAAATTTTAAAAGGAGCCGTTGCTAGTGCGCAAAATTTACCAAGCTCACCTGAGATAAAGGCTGGCATCAGCTCAGATGTTTTGCTTAGAAGAAGCGACGTGGCAAAGGCGCTAGCAGATCTAAAAGCTACAAATGCCCTTGTAGGAGTGGCAAAGGCTGATTATTTTCCTACGATCTCACTTACCGGACTTTTGGGCTTTACAAGTATTGATTTTGAAAATATATTTGTAGGAAATGCCAATACTTGGAACATAGGCGGCTCTTTAGCTCAAAAGATATTTGACTATGGCAGGACAAAAAACAATGTCCGAGTTGCTGAGACAAACGAGCAAATCGCGGCCGTCACTTACGAAGCGACTGTTAGATCAGCCCTTGGCGAGGTTAGAGATGCTCTTATATCAAGGCAAAACGCAAAGCTCTCTTTGGATCAGGTAAAAAATTTGCTACAATCGCAGCAAAAAATTTATTCGCTTGCTAAAGATCAGTATAACGCTGGCTACATCGGACACCTAGAGCTTCTTGATGCACAGAGAAATTTGCTTCAAGCAAAGCTTCAAGATATCTCAGCTAAGCTTGATGAGGTAGATAGCGCGGTTGAAGTTTACAGAGCACTTGGCGGCGGATTTAAAGTAGATAAATAA